A DNA window from Pseudodesulfovibrio thermohalotolerans contains the following coding sequences:
- a CDS encoding site-2 protease family protein, with protein MFNITAQDIQIYLTLAPGLLIALVFHEVAHGYVAYLLGDPTAKSEGRLTLNPLKHLDPIGTLAFFFVHFGWARPVPVNARYFRNPRKGMMFTAMAGPGINFILAAAFAAAFHLMGLFGLSPANALYAVAYYGVFVNLILAAFNLLPIPPLDGSNILAYFLSPRAAYKYMSLSRYGFIILIAIILLGRYTGLDIVGRVIVPLVRGLGSLLGVPL; from the coding sequence ATGTTCAATATCACCGCACAGGATATCCAGATATACCTGACCCTGGCGCCCGGGCTGCTCATCGCCCTGGTCTTCCACGAAGTGGCCCACGGTTATGTGGCCTACCTCCTGGGCGACCCCACGGCCAAGTCCGAGGGACGGCTGACCCTCAACCCGCTCAAGCACCTGGACCCCATCGGCACCCTGGCGTTCTTTTTCGTCCATTTCGGCTGGGCGAGACCCGTTCCGGTCAACGCCCGCTACTTCCGCAACCCGCGCAAGGGCATGATGTTCACCGCCATGGCCGGGCCGGGCATCAACTTCATCCTGGCCGCCGCGTTCGCCGCCGCGTTCCATCTCATGGGGCTGTTCGGGCTGAGCCCCGCCAACGCCCTCTATGCCGTCGCCTATTACGGGGTCTTCGTGAACCTCATTCTGGCCGCCTTCAATCTTTTGCCCATCCCGCCGCTGGACGGCAGCAACATCCTGGCGTACTTTCTCTCTCCCCGGGCCGCCTACAAGTATATGTCGCTGAGCCGCTACGGGTTCATCATCCTCATAGCCATCATCCTGCTCGGCCGATACACCGGGCTTGATATCGTCGGCCGGGTGATCGTTCCCCTGGTCCGAGGCCTGGGCTCCCTGCTGGGTGTGCCCCTCTAA
- a CDS encoding Ppx/GppA phosphatase family protein: MTGFKGEKMRPRLNTALLTGLLLVMLTASPGAAQDVTVVRRAAFDIGAAVIKCIIADVDVSTGLIVNTVDSLSEKVDFAEDLSRSYDGNLSKGVMDQGINILERFKAVAVAKNALEYSAVGGRLFQKAQNGRAYFVRIRQETGIPSRVISEQQAAMLSFHAVRHALAGKAGDLLVWDIGGNSMQMTIRKPDGGLLFYLDPMAAVAFKNVVIQTIQKKDINITVSPNPVSVGEVSQARAHIQAHAAMTVPRYICNKLANQELTVAGIGGVHYYSVPEVIGNRKATYTRDEVATALNKWTGKTDKDFNSEYAESRLTNLILVLGYMDALGIREVRPLKINQADGLLAAREFW; encoded by the coding sequence GTGACAGGATTCAAAGGGGAAAAGATGCGTCCGAGACTGAATACGGCACTGCTGACGGGATTGCTCCTCGTTATGCTCACGGCCTCGCCCGGAGCGGCGCAGGACGTCACCGTTGTCCGGCGCGCGGCCTTCGACATCGGCGCGGCGGTCATCAAATGCATCATCGCCGATGTGGACGTCTCCACGGGACTGATCGTCAACACCGTGGACAGCCTGTCCGAAAAGGTCGATTTCGCCGAAGACCTGAGCCGTTCCTATGACGGCAACCTGAGCAAGGGAGTCATGGATCAGGGGATCAATATCCTCGAACGATTCAAGGCCGTGGCCGTGGCGAAGAACGCCCTGGAATACTCCGCCGTGGGCGGCAGGCTCTTCCAGAAGGCCCAGAACGGCAGGGCGTATTTCGTGCGCATCCGCCAGGAGACAGGCATTCCGTCGCGGGTAATCTCGGAGCAGCAAGCGGCCATGCTCAGCTTTCATGCCGTGCGCCACGCGCTGGCGGGCAAGGCGGGCGACCTTCTGGTATGGGACATCGGCGGCAACTCCATGCAGATGACTATCCGCAAGCCCGACGGCGGCCTACTCTTCTATTTAGACCCCATGGCCGCAGTGGCCTTCAAAAACGTGGTCATCCAAACCATCCAGAAAAAGGACATCAACATAACGGTCAGCCCCAACCCGGTCAGCGTCGGGGAGGTAAGCCAAGCCCGGGCCCACATCCAGGCCCACGCGGCCATGACCGTTCCCAGGTATATTTGCAACAAGCTGGCCAACCAGGAACTGACCGTGGCGGGAATCGGCGGGGTACACTACTATTCCGTGCCCGAGGTTATAGGCAACCGCAAGGCGACCTACACCCGCGACGAAGTGGCGACGGCCCTCAATAAATGGACCGGCAAGACCGACAAGGACTTCAACAGCGAATACGCCGAGAGCCGCCTGACCAACCTCATCCTGGTCCTGGGCTACATGGACGCCCTGGGCATCAGGGAAGTCCGCCCGCTGAAGATCAACCAGGCCGACGGCCTGCTGGCTGCCCGCGAATTCTGGTAG
- a CDS encoding FAD-binding and (Fe-S)-binding domain-containing protein encodes MAQLGPHISISDEQLITRALGVVDMEQFQHWPEKVKKLASNLAAELFLVRYNPFIDPELVRTAVDRRLNMSRPMLDREFATILTKGIELFWERHGNELAFRDEIVKRLKSFMPEDAIGHEPHSRIESATDATDLRMELPMLVLFPDDEAQIQGIVRLANEMRFGLIPRGGGTGLTGGAIPAEARSVILSLSRFKRIIDIDPEERTMTAQSGVITLNAIQAAAKKGLLFTVDPASKAGSSLGGNISENAGGPFAFEYGTTIDNLLSYRMVRPDGSLIEIRRKDHPRHKIYPSDTAVFEILDDRGKLLDTVTLGGDEIRGPGLGKDVSNKYLGGLPGVQKEGTDGIITTATFICHPTLAHSQVLCLEFFGRSMNNAMLVIKDVVRMRDSIREEGDRVKISALEEFGPKYVQAIEYQTKSTRYEGDPISVIIMQLDSDDREALDAACQTVLALAQPYDGVDIFAARDEREAELFWEDRHKLSAIAKRTSGFKVNEDVVIPMEVIPQFSEFLEDLNLVYLAKIYSTTLDKIEDLEGINPKDADIGEARERIRSILDGDVTSRDFSDVEQEAQCRFLFLKLRDTYPKLDREIKDLWQELQLKRIVIANHMHAGDGNCHVNLPVNSNDADMLAAAHEAADTVMTKVLEIGGQVSGEHGIGITKIGFLSEAKIKALTEYRAEMDPNGVFNPGKLTSRELPSTPFTFSFNRLIQDLDATALKDKEALMGLLKNIQTCTRCGKCKQVCPMYQPARGLMYHPRNKNIALGALIEGIYYSQTQTGEPAHELMKELRDLMDHCTACGKCQAVCPVKIDSAGAALSMRSFLDSKGKSGHPLKQVILRNLAKNPAQTLPMAAKVLAVGQSLQDKTLGMIPARWLSRIQSPVVKNRSPHMDYHNLAERLRLEEGSVFRNPGADRDQTVLYFPGCGASLFSRSIGMASVYLLLKSGVNVVLPDHHMCCGYPLLASGCEEAYKTNRHRNVQEFLDLLVKTGKAGLKATTLLTACGTCRESLETYDFSSELADPLKHLDVVQFLLERLPAVRRAEPILYHSACHMEWTGVPKLKAPEMYRAALAGLTGSNVDLSPGCCGESGLGALTSPAIYNRLRERKQEQLREDLGFDRHRPIVVGCPSCKVGIKRSMLQMKRPNRVLHAVEYLAECVGGPKWEKELNELLDKVDRKGA; translated from the coding sequence ATGGCCCAGCTCGGACCTCATATATCTATTTCCGATGAACAGCTCATCACCCGCGCCCTCGGAGTGGTGGACATGGAACAGTTTCAGCATTGGCCCGAAAAGGTGAAGAAACTCGCCTCGAACCTGGCCGCTGAGCTCTTCCTCGTGCGCTACAACCCTTTCATCGACCCGGAACTGGTCCGCACGGCCGTGGACCGGCGGCTGAACATGTCCCGGCCCATGCTGGACCGCGAGTTCGCCACCATCCTGACCAAGGGAATCGAACTTTTCTGGGAACGTCACGGCAACGAGTTGGCCTTCCGGGACGAAATAGTGAAACGCCTCAAGTCGTTCATGCCCGAGGACGCCATCGGCCACGAGCCGCACTCGCGCATCGAATCGGCCACCGACGCCACGGACCTGCGCATGGAACTGCCCATGCTCGTACTCTTCCCCGATGACGAGGCGCAGATTCAGGGAATCGTCCGGCTGGCCAACGAAATGCGTTTCGGGCTCATCCCGCGCGGCGGCGGCACGGGCCTGACCGGCGGAGCCATCCCGGCCGAAGCGCGCAGCGTGATCCTGTCGCTCTCCCGCTTCAAGCGGATCATCGACATCGACCCGGAAGAGCGGACCATGACCGCCCAGTCCGGGGTCATCACCCTGAACGCCATCCAGGCGGCGGCCAAGAAGGGGCTGCTCTTCACGGTGGACCCGGCCTCCAAGGCGGGCTCCTCCCTGGGCGGCAACATTTCCGAGAACGCGGGCGGACCGTTCGCCTTCGAATACGGCACGACCATCGACAATCTTCTCAGCTACCGCATGGTCCGGCCCGACGGCTCGCTCATCGAGATTCGCCGCAAGGACCACCCGCGCCACAAAATCTACCCTTCCGACACGGCCGTATTCGAAATTCTCGACGACCGTGGCAAACTCCTCGACACGGTGACGCTCGGGGGCGACGAAATACGCGGTCCCGGGCTCGGCAAGGACGTTTCCAACAAGTATCTGGGCGGCCTGCCCGGCGTGCAGAAGGAAGGAACCGACGGCATCATCACCACCGCCACCTTCATCTGCCACCCCACCCTGGCCCACTCGCAGGTGCTTTGCCTGGAGTTCTTCGGCCGGTCCATGAACAACGCCATGCTGGTCATCAAGGACGTGGTCAGGATGCGCGACTCCATCCGCGAGGAAGGAGACCGGGTCAAAATCTCCGCCCTGGAGGAATTCGGACCGAAGTACGTCCAGGCCATCGAATACCAGACCAAGTCCACCCGCTACGAAGGCGACCCCATCTCGGTCATCATCATGCAGCTCGACTCGGACGACCGGGAAGCCCTGGACGCTGCCTGCCAGACAGTGCTCGCCCTGGCCCAGCCCTACGACGGCGTGGACATCTTCGCCGCCCGCGACGAACGCGAGGCCGAGCTGTTCTGGGAAGACCGCCACAAGCTGTCCGCCATCGCCAAGCGCACCTCGGGCTTCAAGGTCAACGAGGACGTGGTCATTCCCATGGAGGTCATCCCCCAATTCTCGGAGTTCCTCGAAGACCTGAACCTGGTCTACCTGGCCAAGATATACTCGACCACCCTGGACAAGATCGAAGACCTGGAAGGCATCAATCCCAAGGATGCGGACATCGGGGAAGCGCGCGAGCGCATCCGGTCCATCCTCGACGGCGACGTCACTTCCCGCGACTTTTCCGACGTCGAGCAGGAGGCCCAGTGCCGGTTCCTGTTCCTGAAGTTGCGCGACACCTATCCCAAACTCGACCGCGAGATTAAGGACCTGTGGCAGGAGCTCCAGCTCAAGCGCATCGTCATCGCCAACCACATGCACGCCGGAGACGGCAACTGCCACGTGAACCTGCCGGTCAACTCCAACGACGCGGACATGCTCGCCGCCGCGCATGAAGCCGCCGACACGGTCATGACCAAGGTTCTGGAAATCGGCGGCCAGGTATCCGGCGAACACGGCATCGGCATCACCAAGATAGGCTTCCTGAGCGAGGCAAAGATCAAGGCCCTGACCGAATATCGCGCAGAGATGGACCCGAACGGCGTGTTCAACCCCGGCAAGCTGACTTCGCGCGAACTGCCGAGCACGCCTTTCACCTTCTCCTTCAACCGGCTCATCCAAGACCTGGACGCGACCGCGCTCAAGGACAAGGAAGCCCTCATGGGGCTGCTGAAAAACATCCAGACCTGCACCCGCTGCGGAAAGTGCAAACAGGTCTGCCCCATGTACCAGCCCGCCCGCGGGCTCATGTACCACCCGCGCAACAAGAACATCGCGCTCGGCGCGCTCATCGAGGGCATCTACTACTCGCAGACCCAGACCGGCGAGCCCGCACACGAGCTGATGAAGGAACTGCGGGACCTCATGGACCACTGCACCGCCTGCGGCAAATGCCAGGCCGTCTGCCCCGTCAAGATCGACTCGGCCGGAGCCGCCCTGTCCATGCGCTCCTTCCTCGATTCCAAGGGCAAGTCCGGCCACCCGCTCAAGCAGGTCATCCTGCGCAACCTGGCCAAGAACCCGGCTCAGACCCTGCCCATGGCCGCCAAGGTCCTGGCCGTGGGCCAGTCCCTCCAGGACAAGACGCTCGGCATGATTCCGGCCCGCTGGCTGTCCAGAATCCAGTCGCCCGTGGTCAAAAATCGCAGTCCGCACATGGACTACCACAACCTGGCGGAACGGCTGCGCCTCGAAGAGGGCTCGGTCTTCAGGAATCCGGGCGCGGACCGCGACCAGACCGTGCTCTACTTCCCCGGCTGCGGCGCATCGCTTTTCTCCCGGTCCATCGGCATGGCCTCGGTCTATCTGCTGCTCAAATCCGGCGTGAACGTGGTCCTGCCCGACCACCACATGTGCTGCGGCTACCCCCTGCTCGCCTCGGGCTGCGAGGAGGCATACAAGACCAACCGCCACCGCAACGTGCAGGAATTCCTGGACCTGCTGGTAAAGACCGGCAAGGCGGGGCTCAAGGCGACCACCCTGCTCACGGCCTGCGGCACCTGCCGCGAATCGCTGGAAACGTATGACTTTTCCTCCGAGCTGGCCGACCCGCTCAAGCACCTCGACGTGGTCCAGTTCCTCCTGGAGCGGCTGCCCGCCGTGCGCCGGGCCGAACCGATCCTGTACCACTCCGCCTGCCACATGGAGTGGACCGGCGTGCCCAAGCTCAAGGCCCCGGAGATGTACCGCGCGGCCCTGGCGGGGCTGACCGGATCGAACGTGGACCTCTCGCCCGGCTGCTGCGGCGAATCCGGTCTCGGCGCCCTGACCAGTCCGGCCATCTACAACCGGCTGCGCGAGCGCAAGCAGGAACAGTTGCGCGAGGACCTCGGCTTTGACCGCCACCGCCCCATCGTGGTGGGCTGCCCGTCCTGCAAGGTGGGCATCAAGCGGTCCATGCTGCAAATGAAGCGGCCCAACCGCGTCCTTCATGCCGTGGAATACCTGGCCGAATGCGTGGGCGGCCCCAAGTGGGAAAAGGAACTCAACGAACTGCTCGACAAGGTGGACCGCAAGGGGGCCTAG
- a CDS encoding glycosyltransferase family 2 protein, with translation MAAPRISVTMPCYECGDTVAGALDSLLAQDGADFEVVAVDDGSTDDTAGILAEYARRDSRVRCLSIAHGGVIRAANAAIEAARGEFIARMDADDIVLPGRLAAQATLLDNRPDVGLVGCRVRFGGCRETCRGYAHYVDWTNKLLTHEAISLNRFVEFPVPNPSIMFRRSCLDKYGPYREGDFPEDYDLLLRWLEGGVRMMKADAELLVWNDPPDRLSRTHPRYDVDAFYRIKTEYLARWLERNNPHHPVVHILGSGRTTRKRADLLLAHGIEFAAYYDVDPKKIGHTVNGLTVRDREEVPGPGEGFCIPYVASRGAREDIFKFLDARGCVLGRDYIPAA, from the coding sequence GTGGCCGCTCCGAGAATATCCGTGACCATGCCCTGCTACGAGTGCGGGGATACCGTGGCCGGGGCGCTCGATTCGCTCCTGGCCCAGGATGGCGCGGACTTCGAAGTGGTGGCCGTGGACGACGGCAGCACCGACGACACCGCGGGAATCCTGGCCGAATACGCGCGCCGGGATTCCCGCGTCCGTTGCTTGTCCATCGCGCACGGCGGCGTCATCCGGGCGGCCAACGCGGCCATCGAAGCCGCGCGGGGCGAGTTCATCGCGCGCATGGACGCCGACGATATTGTCCTGCCGGGACGGCTGGCGGCGCAGGCAACGCTTCTCGACAACCGCCCCGATGTCGGTCTCGTCGGTTGCCGGGTGCGATTCGGCGGCTGCCGCGAGACCTGTCGCGGGTATGCTCATTACGTGGACTGGACCAACAAGCTGCTGACCCACGAGGCCATCAGCCTGAATAGGTTCGTGGAATTTCCCGTGCCCAACCCGTCCATCATGTTCCGGCGGTCCTGTCTTGATAAATACGGTCCCTACCGGGAAGGCGATTTTCCCGAGGATTACGACCTGCTCCTGCGCTGGTTGGAGGGCGGTGTGCGCATGATGAAGGCTGACGCCGAGCTGCTGGTCTGGAACGATCCGCCGGACAGGCTGTCGCGCACCCATCCGCGTTACGATGTGGACGCTTTCTACCGCATCAAGACCGAGTATCTGGCGCGCTGGCTGGAGCGCAACAATCCGCATCATCCGGTGGTCCACATTCTCGGTTCGGGGCGGACCACCCGCAAGCGGGCCGACCTGCTGCTTGCCCACGGCATCGAATTCGCCGCCTATTATGATGTGGACCCGAAAAAGATCGGCCACACCGTGAACGGCCTGACGGTCCGCGATCGCGAGGAGGTTCCGGGGCCGGGGGAAGGGTTCTGCATCCCCTACGTGGCCAGTCGGGGCGCGCGCGAGGATATTTTCAAGTTCTTGGACGCGCGGGGCTGTGTCCTTGGCCGGGACTACATTCCGGCCGCCTGA
- the lepB gene encoding signal peptidase I produces the protein MAHNDIQTKRNAVKSRNPWLALLLSLAAPGLGQVYNGQWKKGIGFYLAELALALFMLLFWADFAAMLLCVSILLGYNLFVAGEAFASARKLSEYTLKQYNQWWVYLLCLIVSLVSGLVFEEVVKSRFFMAYQVPSASMLPTIREGDHFMVEVLEPEDELRRGEIVIFSLPATRELDFVKRIVGLPGETVEIRDRQVLVNGVPLEETYAVHTKEGMIPVRDVFGPVVLGGDEYFLMGDNREDSYDSRWLGAVPRARIKGRAGYVYFPGDTGASDWTERLGAPLR, from the coding sequence GTGGCCCATAACGATATTCAAACGAAGCGGAACGCCGTCAAGTCCCGCAATCCGTGGCTGGCCCTGCTCCTTTCCCTGGCTGCGCCGGGATTGGGCCAGGTCTATAACGGTCAGTGGAAAAAGGGGATCGGCTTTTATCTGGCCGAGCTGGCCCTGGCCTTGTTCATGCTTCTGTTCTGGGCCGATTTCGCGGCCATGCTTCTGTGCGTGTCCATCCTGCTCGGCTACAATTTGTTCGTGGCCGGGGAGGCTTTCGCCTCGGCCCGCAAACTGTCCGAATACACGCTCAAGCAGTATAACCAATGGTGGGTCTATCTGCTTTGCCTGATCGTCAGCCTTGTTTCGGGCCTGGTGTTCGAGGAGGTGGTCAAGAGCCGGTTCTTCATGGCCTACCAGGTGCCGTCCGCATCCATGCTGCCCACCATCCGTGAGGGCGATCACTTCATGGTCGAGGTCCTGGAGCCCGAGGACGAACTGCGCCGGGGCGAGATCGTCATTTTTTCCCTGCCCGCCACCCGGGAGCTTGATTTCGTGAAGCGGATCGTCGGTCTGCCCGGCGAGACCGTTGAGATCAGGGACCGGCAGGTGTTGGTGAACGGTGTCCCCCTGGAGGAGACATACGCCGTTCATACCAAGGAGGGGATGATTCCGGTGCGGGATGTTTTCGGGCCTGTGGTCCTGGGTGGGGACGAGTATTTCCTCATGGGAGACAACCGCGAGGACAGTTATGACTCGCGTTGGCTCGGAGCCGTGCCCCGGGCGCGGATAAAGGGAAGGGCCGGATACGTGTATTTCCCCGGCGATACCGGGGCTTCCGACTGGACGGAGAGGTTGGGCGCGCCTTTGCGCTAG
- a CDS encoding TIGR00269 family protein, with the protein MKCTRCRKTAHVALPSHHSGFCADCYPLFFTKQVETAIRREKMFTRDDRILVALSGGKDSLALMLELKLQGYDVTGLHIDLGIPNSSEKARKKVEDFCALHGLPLRVFEMAAWGLPIPDVKKHIKRPVCAVCGKMKRHHFNRIAVEEGFDVLATGHNLDDEVARLFANTLRWDTAYLSDQGPVLPASEGFVRKVKPLFRLSEFETANYAFLKEIEIHSDPCPYASGASFTSHKELWGELEHRSPGQKLQFYQSFLKNGKPAFAHMEKESGAELAPCTECGSPTSAEICSVCRIKAAVAESKAQAE; encoded by the coding sequence ATGAAATGCACCCGATGCCGCAAGACGGCCCATGTTGCCTTGCCGAGCCATCATTCCGGCTTTTGCGCGGATTGTTATCCGCTCTTTTTCACCAAGCAGGTGGAGACTGCCATCCGCCGCGAAAAGATGTTCACCCGCGATGACCGGATTCTGGTGGCCCTGTCCGGGGGCAAGGATTCCCTCGCGCTGATGCTCGAATTGAAGTTGCAGGGGTACGACGTGACCGGCCTGCATATTGATCTGGGCATCCCGAATTCGTCGGAGAAGGCCCGGAAAAAGGTCGAGGATTTCTGCGCGCTTCACGGACTGCCCTTGCGCGTCTTCGAGATGGCGGCCTGGGGGCTGCCTATCCCCGACGTCAAAAAGCACATCAAACGCCCGGTCTGCGCCGTGTGCGGAAAGATGAAGCGTCATCATTTCAACCGCATCGCCGTGGAGGAGGGCTTCGACGTCCTGGCCACGGGCCACAACCTCGACGACGAGGTGGCTCGGCTGTTCGCCAACACCCTGCGCTGGGACACGGCCTACCTGTCCGATCAGGGGCCGGTCCTGCCCGCGTCCGAGGGATTCGTGCGCAAGGTCAAGCCGCTGTTCAGGTTGAGCGAGTTCGAGACCGCGAACTACGCCTTTCTCAAGGAAATAGAAATACATTCCGATCCCTGTCCGTATGCCTCGGGGGCCAGTTTCACCAGCCACAAGGAATTGTGGGGAGAGCTTGAGCACCGCAGCCCCGGCCAGAAGCTCCAATTCTATCAGTCGTTCCTCAAGAATGGAAAGCCCGCTTTCGCTCACATGGAGAAGGAAAGCGGGGCCGAACTCGCCCCGTGCACCGAGTGCGGATCGCCCACCAGCGCCGAGATATGCTCGGTCTGCCGTATCAAGGCGGCCGTGGCCGAGAGCAAGGCGCAGGCGGAGTAG
- a CDS encoding response regulator, producing the protein MSQPKILVVDDEKHIRMLYREELEADGYTVATSDGEEDILDVVAREHPTIVILDIKLGVNRSGLDLLQEIRTKDQQIPVILSTAYDSFQHDLKSIAADYYVVKSVDLTELKDKVRMALNKAGA; encoded by the coding sequence ATGAGTCAACCAAAGATTCTCGTCGTCGACGATGAAAAACACATCCGAATGCTCTATAGGGAAGAACTGGAGGCGGACGGCTACACCGTGGCCACCTCGGACGGCGAAGAGGATATTCTTGACGTCGTCGCCAGGGAACATCCGACCATCGTCATTCTGGACATCAAACTGGGCGTCAATCGTTCCGGGCTCGACCTGTTGCAGGAAATCCGCACCAAGGACCAACAGATCCCCGTCATACTCTCGACGGCCTACGATTCCTTCCAGCATGATCTCAAATCCATCGCGGCCGACTACTACGTGGTCAAGTCGGTGGATCTGACCGAATTAAAGGACAAGGTAAGGATGGCCCTGAACAAAGCCGGCGCGTAA
- the ruvX gene encoding Holliday junction resolvase RuvX yields the protein MRVLGIDFGLKRVGLAVCDPTGTLVSPFRTIERTTRQALFDELTDIIHDEAIEAVVVGLPLAMSGEETLTTRQARNFAESLERRIDAPIHLMDERLTSAQAEEELNAAGLRGKKRKAVLDSQAAVVILRSWLDSVTS from the coding sequence ATGCGTGTGCTCGGCATAGACTTCGGCCTCAAACGCGTGGGGCTGGCCGTCTGCGACCCGACGGGAACCCTGGTGTCGCCCTTCCGGACCATTGAACGGACCACCCGGCAGGCGCTCTTTGACGAACTGACCGACATCATTCATGATGAGGCCATCGAGGCGGTGGTGGTCGGCCTCCCGCTCGCCATGTCGGGCGAGGAGACCCTGACCACCCGGCAGGCCCGCAATTTCGCCGAGAGCCTGGAACGAAGGATCGACGCCCCCATCCATCTCATGGATGAGCGGCTGACCTCGGCCCAGGCCGAAGAGGAACTCAACGCCGCCGGGCTGCGCGGCAAAAAACGCAAGGCCGTCCTGGACAGCCAGGCGGCCGTGGTCATCCTTCGCTCATGGCTCGATTCCGTTACGTCCTGA
- the mltG gene encoding endolytic transglycosylase MltG — MARFRYVLISLALLATLTALGAGGYAWYKAWQEQQFLTTAPETPGREVQFRVEPGQIFTTIAANLKNEGLITDTRRFYQLAVRTGRGSAVRAGVFRLSTGWVPERILTELTSSSGVMHRVSVREGLTWWQTARVLEEAGLGDAAGFAKAVADPELLAEFGIEAGDAEGYLFPETYLVTPPKDRPSRHMAEVMLREFFRSIRKIWPAGPPPAEELRKIVILASLVEKETGDATERARISGVFHNRLKKHMLIQCDPTVIYGMGPDFDGNLKKSDLQNKDNAYNTYVHRGLPPGPICSPGLESLMAAVHPEEHGYLYFVAKGDGSHHFSRTLSEHNRAVRTYQLKRNRATYRSTK; from the coding sequence ATGGCTCGATTCCGTTACGTCCTGATCTCCCTGGCCCTGCTGGCCACCCTGACCGCGCTCGGCGCGGGCGGCTACGCATGGTACAAGGCGTGGCAGGAACAGCAGTTCCTGACCACCGCGCCCGAAACGCCCGGCCGCGAAGTCCAGTTCCGTGTGGAGCCGGGCCAGATATTCACCACCATCGCCGCCAATCTCAAGAACGAGGGGCTCATCACCGACACCCGCCGCTTTTATCAGTTGGCCGTGCGCACCGGACGGGGCTCGGCCGTACGCGCCGGGGTATTCCGCCTGTCCACGGGATGGGTGCCCGAACGCATCCTGACCGAACTAACCTCGTCCAGCGGGGTCATGCACCGGGTCTCGGTCCGCGAAGGACTGACTTGGTGGCAGACGGCCCGGGTCCTTGAAGAGGCGGGCCTCGGCGACGCGGCCGGTTTCGCCAAGGCCGTGGCCGACCCCGAGCTGCTGGCCGAATTCGGCATCGAGGCCGGAGACGCCGAGGGATACCTCTTCCCCGAGACCTATCTGGTCACTCCGCCCAAGGACCGCCCCTCGCGCCACATGGCCGAGGTCATGCTCCGGGAATTCTTCCGGAGCATAAGGAAGATATGGCCCGCCGGACCGCCACCCGCAGAAGAGTTGCGCAAGATCGTTATCCTGGCCTCCCTCGTCGAAAAGGAGACAGGCGACGCAACGGAACGCGCCCGCATTTCGGGAGTGTTCCACAACAGGCTGAAAAAGCACATGCTCATCCAATGCGATCCCACGGTCATCTACGGCATGGGCCCGGACTTCGACGGCAACCTGAAAAAAAGCGACCTCCAGAACAAGGACAACGCCTACAATACCTATGTGCACCGGGGGTTGCCGCCCGGCCCCATTTGCTCGCCAGGCCTGGAATCCCTCATGGCCGCCGTCCACCCGGAAGAACATGGCTATCTCTATTTTGTCGCCAAGGGAGACGGCTCGCACCATTTCAGCCGAACCCTTTCGGAACACAACCGGGCCGTACGTACGTATCAGCTCAAGCGCAACCGCGCCACGTACCGTTCCACCAAGTAG